atatcctataaatatttctcatctagttaaataccagacctttaattaatcaatgagagcatcaaatgaagtttttccaatttgtaatcaagaaccctaatgacaaattaataacactcaagtaacaacttaccaatttcagcttttgggttgctaatatgcttaaatcctttagctttagcttggctccttcaatagttagcaaaatcctatcttaatcttaagtttttctaggtattccactcctctctcttattccaaattttgtgtttttggccatgtacgaattttagagaaatgaagaggtaaaatgagcttgctcatggttccaatttccaatattcctctcttaatgccaccacctactaaactacttttatcaccctaaattaattcttactaaccatatataggtactaacttttaattgtatcttttaagtccaatctatttacccaaccttcaactattggttcaattaagtcttaaggcttaatacacataacccaagtacttaatcaacttatctaaattaataatctaatatcatgcttcttattctctacttataattaatatatatctgttctcataaaataaaaatatcattgatataccatcatatgcccaatgattaaatgtaaatgcacataacatggatgatgagaaaatgcaggcgttacagaAATGgtgtaaaatgaaaaaaaggtAAAGGCTCAACcatggctaactaatggaaacacaaaaggataggcttttggccaagtTTGGTGAATCATAAGGGAAAGATGAAGAGTCAAAATCGTCAATCCGGAACtctccttttctatttttagctCGTTCCTTTTATACATTGTGCAAATATGGGCATGTTCTCAGCCTATGTCCCTCAACACAGGCCGTGTTGGTCTCCAAATGACAGAACAAACTGAATCGAGCAAGGTCGTGTTCTAACCCGTGTTACCAACATGGGTCGTGCTCTGGGGCGTAGTACCCTCAGAAAATGTGCTActtcaaagtgcttaagctacaTGGCATGGAATTTCTGCACGGGCCGTGTTGACTTTCCAAAAGTCAACCTAAGGTCAAATGCTTCTACTTCTGTCTGTTTTCACCCCAAATTGATCTTAAATTGCTAAAGTACtaatgatggacctataaaatctcctgGAATATGAAAagacataaaacacgggtgatcttggaataaaaacataatagatGCTAAAAAAatgcacaataatatgcaagcaaacatgtgtaaaactatgcatatcaaatattattgatCTAACTCCTTTATGTAGATGATGAGCTTGACTTATGGACAAATCATTccaaagaaagagagaatgaAATGGATGGGCTACCACAAAAAAGGCTTGAAGATGATGGGCTTGACGAGGAGCATGCAAGAAAAGTTAAGGACGCTAAAGATGGGCTAAGCTTACCACGATGCCCAATAACAAAGTCTAGAGCCAAGAAGTTGCAACAGATCTTAAATGGTTATATACATGATTGGGCTAGCAAGGAGAGTCTATTTGAAGGTCTAAGATCCATAATTATTTAGGAGCATCAAAATTAGGCTTTATTCACTCTATTAGAGGTCCAAGTCCATGATGAACCAATTTAGGTCGAATTATGCTTATAGGCCTTAGTTTAGTTTCATTCTTAAACATTAAGTTTATCTAGGGCAGATTAGTCTTATTTCTATTAGTTGTCTTCTAGAGTTTCAAGTCTATTTAACTTGAACCCAGCTGCATATTacataaagtttttatttttaatgatatgtCATTGTTTAGTAacctttgcttgaattcttgtattatTGTTGAATGCATTTAACACTTATTAAGGATTTAATCTATCTATGTGGCATGCTAGGGTCAGGGTTTAAAggatttagttttctttaggttctaattttattgattaactTTATGATCTAATCTAGAATGATCCCATGATTTGATTCAATTTGTTAATGGGTTTCTAGGTTAGTGATATAtgatttcataattattagagtttctattttatattcttaaaggTTCTTAACAAAATTTCTTAGCAATGTTAGTCATGGTAGTGCTAAATTGCTGCATCAAATCAtcaactattttcttttagctgTCCATGAGATTATTGTGAGCCTCTTCCATTAACTTATGAGCAACTTCCACTTGCATCCTGAAAGCATCAATTATAGGGTTAGTATCAGAAATCTAGACCAAAGGTAAAACATCCTTCTACCCCCAACAATAACATTTCTTGTTAGAGGTATCAAAACCTTATGTGGCTAAACATCTTGAGGCGCCATGttcttttcaatttgtttcaCAATCTGAGGAACAAAAATCTTCTTATCCTGCTTCATCAACAATGACTCTAGTGTCTTAAAATCCCATAATGTCTTTTCTAGTAATACTTCTTGTTTTGGGTACCATGAGAACTGGTCTCATTGAGCGtgccaaaaatatatttggaGAAAAACTGAAATGTCGAGTGTGCCAAGTGTGTTAGTACACAAACTGTTGTAATTAGTATGCCTTGAATTGACTTTCTAATcagatttttttatgaattccTAAGTCCCCTTAATAGTTTGCTTAGATCCTCAAGCGACAccacaagaattaaataatgaataacAGTAAATgtttgcaaataaataagcTGAAGAACTTGTATTTACTTTGCTGGAAACTTACATAAATAACTGGTGTTTTGTAAtacataaatacaaaaaaatgaTTAGAATTTGCTGGAAACTAAAATCTGTATAGAGAATTTGTGCTtgagtattttatattatagtgTAGTTGTTATTCGATCGATGCTGGGATCCTCTCTCTTTAGTTTGCTTCTCTCTTTTATAGGATCCCCAAGTTTTACTTTACTTGGTGATATATTGTCGTCTTTTGTGCTGTAGAGCCCTATTATCTCATTTTACTTGGAAAGTAAATATAGCTGCTATACTATTCTTTCCACCACTTTCTTCACATGTGTGAATTTTTAAATCGTCACTCTCAGTTACtaactaactaattaattattatgggCTTACAACCATAGACTTTCAATTTACTTCTTTGagtctaaaaattatttataggtCAAACAACATGCTAACAACATTTATTGGCTTTGACatagtttcttatttttgtaatctttATATCCTgcagtatttttttataatatttttatacagtatattttattttattatctcttATATATCTCAATCaacttataaaattagtaattttgattgattctaataaaataaataattaaataataaatacttttataataatattgcatggttatatacttaaaagaaatttaaaatttattttttaatttaactataaattataaaagtatatattgttactatttattttaagtgtaaatcaattaattaattatcaaattacataaaaataattattatattaaaatcaaatctaatttaaaaaatactttatgaaatatttattatattaatataatttagaataaagtacttaaaaataatacaaaaggTGTAAAagtgcataaaagaaaatcataggatataaaaatataaatatataaaatcacattaaaatcaataaacgaTAGTAGTATGTTGGATATTAATCTATTATCGGAATAAGTTATAGgataatcttttattataaattaaaaatcacagatttatttttataaatgtgtGGAATCAAAATGGTagtctttttactttattcCTAAATTATTCtctaaaagaaactaataatgAATTGTTATTATCATGCAGGATGGTCCACTTAACATGTGCAAGGTAAGGCCTATGATtggagttttttattttttcaaaaagcaaaaagaatcGTTGGACTCTAATAATGCGGTGAGAATAATATTGGGAGTGTTTCTACTTTTTGGGTCTTGGTTTTCTAGTTTGAGAGTAATGGTTCAAAATTGGTTGGCTGCCTGGCCAATGGCTAGCGAGTAAATCAGAGGAGGAGGGACCAAAAACAAAACTAAAGCCTAAtttccaaattcataaatttttctcATCCTTGAGAGAAATTAAAGCACAGGGTGGACTTCAATACAGTGGTGATGTATCAGACTTGACATCACTCAATTTTAGATTCTTTTCAATTCCCATACAATCCATCTCCCTGTCTTTGTTCTTTCTCTCTTGTTTAATGTGAAAAAAGCCGAATAATCTGAAAGAACTCTAGTTCATTTGTGGAGAATCTAGAACAAACCCAGTTCAGTTCTTGTGAATCCGAGGCAAGTGTTGTTCCAGTTTCGAATAAACTGAAATAGGCCCTGTTCATTTTGCTGGTTTttgtctatttttatttttgccctctatttttatttttgcccTCTATTTTTATGAGCGTATTAAACAACTGAGTCATTCTGATTCCAGGTCTTAATCTGTTTCATTTGCTCttaatatgttttctttttagaaagtgAGATTCTTTAGGTTATTGGAtccttttgctttttattagatataattagataattatttcatttttcataattcagTTCAGTATTGCTTGATAAAGCTGTAAACAATCATTTAGAATTGGTCAGATGTCTGAGTTCTGCGGTTCGAGCTTGCTTCTAGCTCTGCCTGATGATGTGTTTGCCATTGTATCTCGGGCACTCTCGCCGAGGGACATATGCAATCTCAGCCTTTGTTGTCGGAGTTTATGTGTCCTTGTTGCCTCGGAAAAAGTTTGGCTAACCCAATGTGACATGGTAGGCATCGTTCCTCATCGGGACCTCATTGAGTGGCGAAAGGGTGTCTCATCATACAAGGCGCTTTGTCGCTTCCTTGTTAGCGTTAAACCATTGATGGGAATTTGGGTTCATCAAAACCCTGAGCTGGGTAATGTTGTATATGTATTGCCTGGTTTTGTATCTGTTGTTGGATGTCGAATAATACCACAAGAGCTTGGCCCTTTAGGAATTGAGGATGGCCCTATACTATGGGCGCCtgtatttgaaattttaggAGATCATGATGGTTctgttttatttcttttacatgggagagaaaaaggaaatgacTATATTTATCCTGGTTCAGTCAAGGGTGTTGAGGAAAACTGCAATATACTGTTGCTTGAGGTTGAAGCTGGGCAACAAAAGAGTGGCAAATTATTATTGCATAGTAAAAGCTTGGCTTATAATTCAGATAAGGAGCAATCAAGAAAGATTTCCAGGTCAAATATTGGATTGTCAAGGTCGCAGAGTATGCTTGGACAGTGTGATTCTAAGGTGCCTTTTAGCCGCTTGGCTTTTAGTGACAGAAGAAAGTTGATTGAGGTTGTAACAGGTCATATTCATCAAAGTGTACCTGATTCAGCAAATGGGCCGCTATTTCCTGGGTTTTGTGATGATAACAACTCCCAAAAAGACATCTCGCTCTTATTTGAAAGGAGAACCCTCCTTCTGCAAATGTATAATCTTGGGCAAAGTCACTTTGACTGGAAGGAAGCTCCTGAATTGCCTTCTGATTCTACTAAACTGCAATTGAGCGAGACTAAAAGGAGCCTTGATCACTCAAGTGGATATTATAGTTCTCTGAATGGGGATAGTGAAGCAAAAGTCATCATGAAGAAGACTCTTAGTGGGTATTTTAGGTCTAGCCTTAAACAAATCTTGGGGAAGTCTCCCTCTATAAATGGCAGCCGCATAATTTCGAAGAATAGTTCAAGCAGTGAGAATAAGCATGCACAACTTCGTGAATTTTTGAGATCAAGTGATACAATAGGACTGACGCTACATGCCTCCACTACTAGGTTATCTTCTTATCGAGCATGGCCAAATATGCATGATAGTCGATTTGCTCTATACAAGTTACCCTTACGGGTTCCAAGAGCCGACCAAGAGTTTGCTGGTTTATGGGGCGGGACTTTTGGTTGGCCTCCTGGGAAGCCTACAGAGGATAAGCCTGGAAAGgctctcttctttctcttgatATCTTATGAGGAATCTGGGGGGCAAAGGCAACTAATTGCTACCAAAATATTGGAAGGCACACATTATGTTCTGCATCCAAATGGCTCAGCAATGTTTATAGTGAATATTGATGAGCCTTCACAGGATCCATTTCCGTGGGATGTAGATGCAAATTCCAATCCTGTGAGTGTAACACAGGCATTTATAGGTGAGGGTATTGCAAATGGATATGGTTTCAGATATCCCGGCTCAAAGCCTGGTTCCCTCTTCATAATTCAAAATGGTCTTCTTGCCTTCATTTGGAAGGAATCTAGAGCTGTCTTGACCTTGCAGAAACTGAACTTGCAAGAGCTTTTGAAGAAAGGTGAACGGGTGCCTGCTCTACCTCCAATTGCCAACTTTTCATACTTGACCAAGTCCTACTCAAATGTTTTTGCCAGCTTCTCAAATGTTTCGACTTGTTTGTCTTCGCCAAGGTTTGCCttctttattcaattattactTTGTGTTTTTGTTGTTGTGATCAATATCAAAGGTCTTTGTGAAAGttcatttcaatttatatCTGACTTTTCCCTTGTGTTTTTGTTGCATAAATAATGAACCTTATTCCTCTTAActgttcttttctcattcctATGTCATGTGGATCTTTGCATCAGTGTGAAAGGTCTTAGGATGTGGTATGGAATTTACAGAACATTCAGATGCCCATGCAATTGACAGGGCTGACCCATGGAATATTTAGGCGGAGTAaagttataaaagaatatatgatTTAGTTTCTGAATTACGACAAATTTGCTGTTTGGTGCAAGATCATGCAGGAACAGGTTTCAGGATTAACTTCAGAGTCATTGTTGATTTTTACCCATGATCTCAATACTGATCCTTTAATTAATGAGCCAGCCTTCTTAGGATGGTAAATGCTTAGGATGCATGAGTTATCTCTGCAAcattcttttctctatttaatAAGCtgtttaaaagaaattcaaatctTTCTGAAAACCAATAGAAACTTGAAAATGAAAGAGCATTAAATTTCCATGATGACTTTTGTTTCCCTTCTTCCCCTCACTCTTCCACTGAAACTTAAAAATTTGCACCAACTTTAATAGGATTTGATGCCACTCTGTCACAGCCTCACTCTTTCTGCTGGCCAAAAAGTTTGCATCTTCTATTTTATAACTGTGTCTTTGTTTTATCCTCTTTCTTAAATGGTTCTTTTGGCTTTGGGTTGCATGGCTTCTGGGGTTTCAACTCTTGGAGGTTGAGGATATGGTTGTAAATAGATGGTTTGATGTTGATGAGGGAGAGACAGTCATTGTCATTGCGATTGCCATAGAGGACAGAAtgggttcttttctaaaagTTGTGTAGCATTGTGTTggcttataataattatattttttaatttatagtctTAAGATTAGTCAGAAAGTTAActtaaaaacatatttatatctaacctgaattaaaagaaaaaaagaaaagagatctGTTacattttgttaaatttttattacaaaattgATATGAGGGAGAAGAGCGAAAGacagaagaaagaaagttgtaaTAGAAAAAGGGTTGTTTATACAATAGGACTCCAAAATTGAATATATGTATTTGAAAGTTCAATctgtataattatgaattacagACCAGCAAATGTCACTTATTAGATTAACCTTTTGAAGAACACGGGGCAAGCTTTTGTTAAATCAATCTCCTTTTTTCTagcttttgaattttttatttttcagatgGGTTTTTCCGTGGTGAAGTTCCTGGATTTGAAAACAAGGAAACATAGAACAATATTTGGAAATAATGTGTTCTGGGTATAAAGAGATATCTTAAAGAGGCATTCAaggtttttatttaattttattatttttatctctgTATAGTTTAGATAGCTTTTTCTGTTTTCCACCTTGGCATGAAAATGGGTTCTAAAGCAATGTTCAGTTCAACTTTTGTGATTCGGCAGCTTGGTTTTTGTTAAAGGGGAGCACTGCTGTAAGGGTAATAGGAGTTCTATTCTTATTACTGAAGCTGtctttatttccttataaaattttttctttaaaaagtaaaactaTTTTGGCTTCCAGAAGTATTTATAGCAAGGGCAGAGGATTATTGCTTTGATATCAAGTGATACCTTTGAGTGTCATTGGATATATGCATTGCACTTCAAATTTCACTTGCCTCCTTCACAACATGGTTACATTCCTTCTAGTATATGGGTTCCCACATCTTTTTCATATCTGTTTAATTGATTCTGTATCGGTCCTCGccgaaagataaatttataaagcTAGTTAAGCTGTAATGTTACTTTGCAGTGTATGAATTTTATTGCAATTACTGCAATAGACATTATATAATCGATGAGCTTCTGAGGTCTGCTTCTCTTTGACAGGCAAAAACATTAATAAGACAATCTTTGAGTATTCGAACCAAAAGGACAGAGATCGAAGGGTTGTCCAACATTCATCTAGTTCCTCGTGTAAGTTTCAGTTGGTCTTGGACTTAAATTATCCCTGCTGCACTCTTTGATTATCATGTGCTCTTCAGTGCTGCCCTGCGAGTactttgatgatcaagtggtCTTCAATGCAGCTCATTTCTATAATACTAATTCTCTTCTCTTGAATGAGAAAAAGGTTAAGGTGATTCTTATTTATCctagattaaaatttaatgatttttatgaCAATAAACAACATTAGGTTTAAGCATCTCAGTGGAAGTAGACAATCTGGTGTACTTGTAAGTGCAAGAAAGATAATTCAAGATTATAAATTATCCAAATTGCAATTGAGTTGTGACATAGGAAACAGAATAATGCTGTAACTATTCCAAACTGGGTGTGTTTGCCGTCTTTCTCGAAAATTACATCTACTGTATCATCTCATCTGAATGGTTCCAAGCCTGGCCTTATCATCGTGAATTGCCAAGGCAACatctttagatttttttttttcagatgttCAAGGCTAGATTTCTTTTCCCACCCTTGAGGTTTGCCCTTTTGCACCTTCCTccctctatatatataatgtccAAGATTAATTGCACCATCATCAGTTTCTCAGCGGTCACCTTACAATATAACATCATATACCCTCAGCATTATCATTATGATGCTATATATTATCTCACATCTCGCAcgattttatagatattttttttattttaactattaaaaaaaatttatctgtAGAATTATCTAGTAAGAGCacagtaataataaaaaaataaagacttAGCTAAAGATCTTACTTAAATAGCAAGAGAATACCTTATAAATCACATGCATTCTATAAAAGACTTAttggaaaaatatatatatattacaaagtTAAACTTATAGATTCAGACTTCATATTTATAGtgtataattttagaaattttagaattttatattagaattttctaaattaattgtattaaatattttatcttatagAGATTTGAGTATGGACCCGcacaaatttaaaactttttaaaatataaataaatatcttaaaatatatagttatCATGAATATATAGAAGCATGAGATTATGTGTTATGTTgtcaaaatgataaatatacatatagcCAAGAGCTTTTAGAATAATGCcaaattgattcaaattaattcggaagacaaaaaaaaaattatgatttttattatatttcatatttagaAAGAATCATAACAATAAAATGGTGGACAAATTTGAGATGTccaaatttcatattaatatgAATACCCCCCaccattttattaaataatgcAACATCATCACTTGGTGTATCTACCTTCC
The sequence above is drawn from the Ricinus communis isolate WT05 ecotype wild-type chromosome 7, ASM1957865v1, whole genome shotgun sequence genome and encodes:
- the LOC8270271 gene encoding F-box protein At5g39450; translated protein: MSEFCGSSLLLALPDDVFAIVSRALSPRDICNLSLCCRSLCVLVASEKVWLTQCDMVGIVPHRDLIEWRKGVSSYKALCRFLVSVKPLMGIWVHQNPELGNVVYVLPGFVSVVGCRIIPQELGPLGIEDGPILWAPVFEILGDHDGSVLFLLHGREKGNDYIYPGSVKGVEENCNILLLEVEAGQQKSGKLLLHSKSLAYNSDKEQSRKISRSNIGLSRSQSMLGQCDSKVPFSRLAFSDRRKLIEVVTGHIHQSVPDSANGPLFPGFCDDNNSQKDISLLFERRTLLLQMYNLGQSHFDWKEAPELPSDSTKLQLSETKRSLDHSSGYYSSLNGDSEAKVIMKKTLSGYFRSSLKQILGKSPSINGSRIISKNSSSSENKHAQLREFLRSSDTIGLTLHASTTRLSSYRAWPNMHDSRFALYKLPLRVPRADQEFAGLWGGTFGWPPGKPTEDKPGKALFFLLISYEESGGQRQLIATKILEGTHYVLHPNGSAMFIVNIDEPSQDPFPWDVDANSNPVSVTQAFIGEGIANGYGFRYPGSKPGSLFIIQNGLLAFIWKESRAVLTLQKLNLQELLKKGERVPALPPIANFSYLTKSYSNVFASFSNVSTCLSSPRQKH